One Thermus sp. CCB_US3_UF1 DNA window includes the following coding sequences:
- a CDS encoding alpha-ketoacid dehydrogenase subunit beta has protein sequence MALMTMVQALNRALDEEMAQDPRVVVLGEDVGKRGGVFLVTEGLLQKYGPDRVMDTPLSEAAIVGAALGMAAHGLRPVAEIQFADYIFPGFDQLVSQAAKLRYRSGGQFTAPMVVRMPSGGGVRGGHHHSQSPEAHFVHTAGLKVVAVSTPYDAKGLLKAAIRDEDPVVFLEPKRLYRSLKEEVPEEDYVLPLGQAALRREGKDITLIGYGAVMPEVLQAAEELAKAGVSAEVLDLRTLMPWDHGAVMESVAKTGRVVLVSDAPRHASFISEVAATIAEDILDLLLAPPIRVAGFDTPYPYAQDKLYLPTVTRILNAAKRALDY, from the coding sequence ATGGCCCTCATGACCATGGTGCAGGCCCTGAACCGGGCCCTGGACGAGGAGATGGCCCAAGACCCCCGGGTGGTGGTCCTGGGGGAGGACGTGGGCAAGCGGGGTGGGGTCTTCCTGGTGACGGAGGGCCTCTTACAGAAGTACGGCCCCGACCGGGTCATGGACACCCCCCTTTCCGAGGCGGCCATCGTGGGGGCGGCCCTGGGCATGGCCGCCCACGGCCTGAGGCCCGTGGCGGAGATCCAGTTCGCCGACTACATCTTCCCCGGCTTTGACCAGCTGGTGAGCCAGGCGGCCAAGCTCCGCTACCGCTCCGGGGGACAGTTCACCGCCCCCATGGTGGTGCGCATGCCCTCCGGGGGTGGGGTCAGGGGCGGGCACCACCACTCGCAAAGCCCCGAGGCCCACTTCGTCCACACCGCCGGGCTCAAGGTGGTGGCCGTCTCTACCCCCTACGACGCCAAGGGACTTCTCAAGGCCGCCATCCGGGACGAGGACCCCGTCGTCTTCCTGGAGCCCAAGCGCCTCTACCGCTCGCTCAAGGAGGAGGTACCCGAGGAGGACTACGTCCTGCCCCTGGGCCAGGCGGCCCTGAGGCGGGAGGGGAAGGACATTACCCTGATCGGCTACGGCGCGGTGATGCCCGAGGTCTTGCAGGCGGCGGAGGAGCTGGCCAAAGCGGGGGTTTCCGCCGAGGTCCTGGACCTCAGGACCCTCATGCCCTGGGACCATGGGGCGGTGATGGAGTCCGTGGCCAAGACGGGGCGGGTGGTCCTGGTCTCCGATGCCCCCCGCCACGCTAGTTTCATCAGCGAGGTGGCCGCCACCATCGCCGAGGACATCCTGGACCTCCTCCTCGCCCCCCCCATCCGGGTGGCGGGCTTTGACACCCCCTACCCCTACGCCCAGGACAAGCTCTACCTGCCCACCGTCACCCGCATCCTGAACGCGGCCAAGCGGGCGTTAGACTACTGA
- a CDS encoding dihydrolipoamide acetyltransferase family protein encodes MPKEILMPELAESVVEGEILKWLVAEGDYLKKDQPFVEVMTDKVTVELPSPYEGVLVKKLAREGEVVKVHAPIALLAEPGEGVEPPVQAREERSIVEPGLPAKEEKEDLSLFKPDPTQVAVKNPFLSTPPTPEAPKGPGGRVLAVPAARKLARELGIPIEAVPGSGPLGRVRVEDVRAYAAKQGASRPAPPPQEAPKEAPSLPPGFPPPPRYTPPKGYEGLEERVPLRGIRRTIAHGLWQSHLYTVRTLNVDEADLTELVALRERLKPEAERQGVRLTYLPFIAKAVVRALKKFPMLNASLDEERQEIVYKRYYHLGLAVATERGLIVPVLRDADRKSILELAQEITELSAKAREGRLSPEEVTGSTFTITNIGSVGATLSFPIINLPEAAILGVHSIRKRPWVMPDGSIQARDIMYLSLSFDHRLVDGAEAARFTREVIRLLENPEVLLLEM; translated from the coding sequence ATGCCCAAGGAAATCCTCATGCCCGAACTCGCCGAAAGCGTGGTGGAAGGCGAGATCCTCAAGTGGCTGGTGGCGGAAGGGGACTACCTCAAGAAGGACCAACCCTTCGTGGAGGTGATGACGGACAAGGTGACGGTGGAGCTCCCCTCCCCCTACGAAGGGGTGCTGGTGAAAAAGCTGGCGAGGGAGGGGGAGGTGGTCAAGGTCCACGCCCCTATCGCCCTCCTCGCCGAGCCGGGGGAAGGGGTGGAACCCCCTGTGCAGGCCCGGGAGGAGCGCTCCATCGTGGAGCCGGGGTTGCCCGCCAAGGAGGAAAAGGAGGACCTCTCCCTCTTCAAGCCCGACCCCACCCAGGTGGCGGTGAAAAACCCCTTCCTCTCCACCCCCCCTACCCCCGAAGCGCCTAAGGGTCCCGGGGGGCGGGTCCTGGCCGTCCCCGCCGCCCGCAAGCTGGCCCGGGAGCTAGGGATCCCCATAGAGGCCGTGCCCGGCTCCGGGCCCTTAGGAAGGGTGCGGGTGGAGGACGTGCGGGCTTACGCCGCCAAGCAGGGGGCCTCGAGGCCAGCCCCACCCCCCCAGGAAGCCCCCAAGGAGGCCCCCAGCCTCCCTCCAGGCTTCCCTCCCCCGCCCCGGTACACCCCCCCCAAGGGGTACGAGGGGCTGGAGGAGCGCGTCCCCCTAAGGGGAATCCGCCGCACCATCGCCCATGGCCTCTGGCAAAGCCACCTCTACACCGTGCGCACCCTCAACGTGGACGAGGCCGACCTCACGGAGCTGGTGGCCCTGCGGGAGCGCCTGAAGCCCGAGGCCGAGCGCCAGGGGGTAAGGCTCACCTACCTGCCCTTCATCGCCAAGGCGGTGGTGCGGGCCCTGAAGAAGTTCCCCATGCTCAACGCCAGCCTGGACGAGGAGCGGCAGGAGATCGTCTACAAGCGCTACTACCACCTGGGCCTAGCCGTGGCCACGGAACGGGGGCTCATCGTCCCCGTGTTGCGGGATGCGGACCGGAAAAGCATCCTGGAACTCGCCCAGGAGATCACCGAGCTCTCGGCCAAGGCCCGGGAGGGGCGGCTTTCCCCTGAGGAGGTGACGGGCTCCACCTTCACCATTACCAACATCGGCTCCGTGGGGGCCACCCTGAGCTTCCCCATCATCAACCTTCCCGAGGCCGCCATCCTGGGGGTGCACTCCATCCGCAAGCGCCCCTGGGTCATGCCCGATGGCTCCATCCAGGCCCGGGACATCATGTACCTCTCCCTTTCCTTTGACCACCGCCTGGTGGACGGGGCCGAGGCGGCCAGGTTCACCCGGGAGGTGATCCGGCTTTTGGAGAACCCCGAGGTTCTCCTCCTGGAAATGTAG
- the lpdA gene encoding dihydrolipoyl dehydrogenase, with the protein MKTYDLIVIGTGPGGYHAAIRGAQLGLRVLAVEAAEVGGVCLNVGCIPTKALLHAAETLHHLKVAEGFGVKAKPEVDLDRLGGWRESVVKRLTGGVAGLLKGNKVELVRGFARLTGPKEVEVNGERYGAKSLILATGSEPAPLPGFPFGEEVWDSTRALRVEEGLPKRLLVIGGGAVGLEFGQIYRRLGSEVTLIEYMPEILPAGEGETAALLRKALEKEGLRVRTGTKATGYERRADGLHVRLQPAQGGEEETLVVDRILVAVGRRPRTQGLGLEALGIALDERGFVRVNGRMETSVPGVYAIGDVAGPPLLAHKAMKEGIVAAENAAGKNAFFDYQIPSVVYTSPEWAGVGLTEEAAKRAGYKVKVGRFPLSASGRALTLGGAEGLIKVVGDEESDLLLGVFIVGPQAGELIAEATLALEMGATVADLALTVHAHPTLSEGLMEAAEALHKQAVHILNR; encoded by the coding sequence ATGAAAACCTACGACCTGATCGTGATCGGCACCGGACCCGGCGGGTACCACGCGGCCATCCGGGGGGCCCAGCTGGGGCTTAGGGTCTTGGCGGTGGAGGCCGCCGAGGTGGGCGGGGTGTGCCTCAACGTGGGGTGCATCCCCACCAAAGCCCTCCTGCATGCGGCGGAAACCCTGCACCACCTGAAGGTGGCGGAGGGCTTCGGGGTCAAGGCCAAGCCCGAGGTGGACCTGGATCGGCTTGGCGGCTGGCGGGAAAGCGTGGTGAAGCGGCTCACCGGGGGGGTGGCCGGCCTTCTCAAGGGGAACAAGGTGGAGCTGGTGCGGGGCTTCGCCCGCCTCACGGGCCCCAAAGAGGTGGAGGTGAACGGGGAGCGCTACGGGGCCAAAAGCCTCATTCTGGCCACGGGGAGCGAGCCCGCTCCCCTTCCGGGCTTCCCCTTCGGGGAGGAGGTCTGGGACTCCACCCGGGCCCTCAGGGTGGAAGAAGGCCTCCCCAAGCGCCTCCTGGTGATCGGGGGCGGGGCGGTGGGGCTGGAGTTCGGCCAGATCTACCGCCGCCTGGGGAGCGAGGTCACCCTCATTGAGTACATGCCGGAAATCCTCCCCGCCGGCGAGGGGGAAACCGCGGCCCTGTTGCGCAAGGCCCTGGAGAAGGAGGGCCTACGGGTGCGCACCGGGACCAAGGCCACCGGCTACGAGCGGCGGGCGGATGGCCTCCACGTCCGCCTCCAGCCCGCCCAAGGGGGGGAGGAGGAAACGCTGGTGGTGGACCGGATCCTGGTGGCCGTGGGCCGGAGGCCCCGCACCCAGGGCCTGGGCCTGGAGGCCTTGGGGATCGCCCTGGACGAGCGGGGCTTCGTCCGGGTGAACGGCCGGATGGAAACCTCCGTGCCCGGGGTCTACGCCATCGGCGACGTGGCCGGCCCCCCCCTCCTGGCCCACAAGGCCATGAAGGAGGGGATCGTGGCCGCGGAAAACGCCGCTGGGAAGAACGCCTTCTTTGACTACCAGATCCCCAGCGTGGTCTATACCTCCCCCGAGTGGGCCGGGGTAGGCCTCACGGAGGAGGCGGCGAAGCGGGCCGGGTACAAGGTCAAGGTGGGGCGGTTTCCCCTCTCCGCTTCTGGTCGGGCCCTTACCCTGGGGGGGGCGGAAGGGCTCATCAAGGTGGTGGGGGACGAGGAGAGCGACCTCTTGCTGGGGGTCTTCATCGTGGGGCCCCAGGCGGGGGAGCTCATCGCCGAGGCCACCCTGGCCCTGGAAATGGGAGCCACGGTGGCGGACCTGGCCCTCACCGTCCACGCCCACCCTACCCTCTCCGAGGGGCTCATGGAGGCGGCGGAGGCCCTGCACAAGCAGGCGGTCCACATCCTGAACCGCTAG
- a CDS encoding NAD(P)-dependent oxidoreductase produces the protein MEKVAFLGLGAMGYPMAGHLARRFPTLVWNRTFAKALRHQEEFGSQAVPLERVAEAGVIFTCLPTTKEVVEVAEALLPHLRPGTYWVDATSGEPEASRRLAERLGAQGVTYLDAPVSGGTLGAARGTLTVMLGGPEEAVERVRPYLAYAGKVVHVGPVGAGHAVKAINNALLAVNLWAAGEGLLALVGQGVSAEKALEVINASSGRSNATENLIPERVLTRAFPKTFALGLLVKDLGIAMGVLEGAKDPSPLLRLTRELYEAAKRELGPEADHVEALKLLERWGGREIR, from the coding sequence ATGGAAAAGGTGGCCTTCCTCGGACTGGGGGCCATGGGCTACCCCATGGCCGGGCACCTGGCGCGGCGTTTCCCCACCCTGGTCTGGAACCGGACCTTCGCCAAGGCCCTCAGGCACCAGGAGGAGTTCGGCTCCCAGGCCGTGCCCTTGGAGCGGGTGGCCGAGGCGGGGGTGATCTTCACCTGCCTGCCCACCACCAAGGAGGTGGTGGAGGTGGCCGAGGCCCTCCTGCCCCACCTGCGGCCCGGAACCTACTGGGTGGACGCCACCAGCGGCGAGCCCGAGGCCAGCCGCAGGCTGGCGGAGCGCCTTGGGGCCCAGGGGGTTACCTACCTGGACGCCCCCGTTTCCGGCGGGACCCTGGGGGCGGCCCGGGGCACCCTTACGGTGATGCTAGGGGGTCCCGAGGAGGCGGTGGAGCGGGTGAGGCCTTACCTGGCCTACGCCGGCAAGGTGGTCCACGTGGGGCCCGTGGGGGCGGGGCATGCGGTCAAGGCCATCAACAACGCCCTCCTGGCGGTGAACCTCTGGGCCGCGGGGGAGGGGCTTTTGGCCCTGGTGGGCCAGGGGGTTTCCGCCGAGAAGGCCCTCGAGGTCATCAACGCCTCCTCGGGCCGCTCCAACGCCACGGAAAACCTCATCCCCGAGCGGGTCCTGACCCGGGCCTTCCCCAAGACCTTCGCCCTGGGCCTTCTGGTCAAGGACCTGGGCATCGCCATGGGGGTGCTGGAGGGGGCCAAGGACCCGAGCCCCCTCCTCCGCCTGACCCGGGAACTTTACGAGGCGGCCAAGCGGGAACTGGGTCCCGAGGCCGACCACGTGGAGGCCCTGAAGCTTTTGGAGCGCTGGGGCGGACGGGAGATCCGCTAG
- a CDS encoding DUF3054 family protein — protein MTRERRSFPSLFLLDLLALLLFAGTGLASHGQALTLAGLARNVLPVLFVWLLLAPFLGTYRRPTWANLLLSWLLALPAGLWLRQMVLGGSFGPGFFVFLGVAMGFSLLFLLGLRGLAKLLRLW, from the coding sequence ATGACCAGGGAGCGCAGGTCCTTCCCATCCCTCTTCCTCCTGGACCTCCTGGCCCTCCTCCTCTTCGCCGGGACGGGCCTCGCCTCCCACGGCCAGGCCCTCACCCTGGCGGGGCTTGCCCGCAACGTCCTCCCCGTGCTCTTCGTCTGGCTCCTCCTGGCCCCCTTCCTCGGCACCTACCGCAGGCCCACCTGGGCCAACCTCCTCCTCTCCTGGCTCCTTGCCCTGCCCGCGGGGCTTTGGCTGCGGCAGATGGTCCTTGGGGGCAGTTTTGGCCCCGGGTTCTTCGTCTTCCTGGGGGTGGCCATGGGCTTTAGCCTTCTTTTCCTCCTGGGCTTGAGGGGCCTCGCCAAGCTCCTGCGCCTCTGGTAA
- the lipA gene encoding lipoyl synthase — protein MKPKFETVELLSPNGEVVELKVVKRGLAQVRPEPIDRHKPAWLRATLPTGARYQALKQTVEELRLHTVCQEALCPNVGECWTHGTLTVMILGDICTRACKFCAVHTGNPKGLVDLEEPLRVAEAIARLGIRYVVLTSVDRDDLPDGGAAQFAATIRAIKEKAPGVLVEALTPDFQGDLKAVETVLDASPEVYAQNLETVRRLTPKVRDPRAGYEQTLRVLAHAKRYRPGVLTKSSLMLGLGETEEEILEAMRDLRAAGVDILTLGQYLRPTPAHLPVERYVPPEDFKRYEAWGYGLGFREVFSGPLVRSSYRADRVFLEATAHPGPKMGP, from the coding sequence ATGAAGCCCAAGTTTGAAACCGTGGAACTTCTCTCCCCCAACGGGGAGGTGGTGGAGCTCAAGGTGGTCAAGCGGGGCCTGGCCCAGGTCCGGCCCGAGCCCATAGACCGCCACAAGCCCGCCTGGCTCCGGGCCACCCTGCCCACGGGGGCCCGTTACCAGGCCCTGAAGCAGACGGTAGAGGAGCTTCGCCTCCACACCGTCTGCCAGGAGGCCCTCTGCCCCAACGTGGGGGAGTGCTGGACCCACGGCACCCTCACGGTGATGATCCTGGGGGATATCTGCACCCGGGCCTGCAAGTTTTGTGCCGTGCACACAGGGAACCCCAAAGGCCTCGTGGACCTCGAGGAGCCCCTTCGGGTGGCGGAGGCCATCGCCCGCCTGGGCATCCGCTACGTGGTCCTCACCAGCGTGGACCGGGATGACCTGCCCGACGGAGGGGCCGCCCAGTTTGCCGCCACCATCCGCGCCATCAAGGAAAAGGCCCCAGGGGTCCTGGTGGAGGCCCTCACCCCCGACTTCCAGGGGGACCTCAAGGCGGTGGAAACCGTCCTGGACGCTTCCCCAGAGGTCTATGCCCAGAACCTGGAAACCGTGCGCCGCCTCACCCCCAAGGTGCGGGACCCGCGGGCGGGGTACGAGCAGACCCTACGGGTCCTGGCCCACGCCAAGCGGTACCGTCCCGGGGTCCTCACCAAGAGCAGCCTCATGCTGGGCCTTGGGGAAACGGAGGAGGAGATCCTGGAGGCCATGCGGGACCTGAGGGCCGCGGGGGTGGACATCCTCACCCTGGGCCAGTACCTGCGGCCCACCCCGGCCCACCTGCCCGTGGAACGCTATGTGCCCCCCGAGGACTTCAAGAGGTACGAGGCCTGGGGGTATGGGCTGGGCTTCCGGGAGGTCTTTTCCGGGCCCTTGGTGCGGAGCTCCTACCGGGCGGACCGGGTCTTCCTCGAGGCCACCGCCCACCCAGGGCCTAAAATGGGGCCATGA
- the lipB gene encoding lipoyl(octanoyl) transferase LipB — MEFLVEDLGLLPYGEAWAYQKAVHREVAKGERPPTLLLLEHPRVITLGRKATGENLLFPESWYWENGFALYWVERGGDVTYHGPGQLVGYPIFPVGREVRRFLRQLEEAIVRVAAAYGIQAQPSPGYAGVWVGEDKLCAIGVAVKEEVSFHGFALNVSTDLNDFSVIVPCGLKGKGVTSLERLLGRKVPMPEVKERVVAALAEVFGLTPRWKGARHEAQV, encoded by the coding sequence GTGGAGTTCCTGGTGGAGGACTTGGGCCTCCTTCCCTACGGGGAAGCCTGGGCCTACCAGAAGGCGGTGCACCGGGAGGTGGCCAAGGGGGAACGCCCTCCCACCCTTCTCCTCCTGGAGCACCCCCGGGTCATCACCCTGGGGCGGAAGGCCACGGGGGAGAACCTCCTCTTCCCCGAAAGCTGGTATTGGGAGAACGGGTTTGCCCTCTACTGGGTGGAGCGGGGCGGGGACGTGACCTACCACGGCCCGGGGCAGCTGGTGGGCTACCCCATCTTCCCCGTGGGCCGGGAGGTGCGCCGCTTCCTGCGCCAGCTGGAGGAGGCCATCGTCCGGGTGGCGGCGGCCTACGGCATCCAGGCCCAGCCCAGCCCCGGCTACGCTGGGGTCTGGGTGGGGGAGGACAAGCTTTGCGCCATCGGGGTGGCGGTGAAGGAGGAGGTGAGCTTCCACGGCTTCGCCCTGAACGTCTCCACGGACCTGAACGATTTTTCCGTCATCGTCCCCTGCGGCCTCAAGGGCAAGGGGGTTACCTCCTTGGAGCGCCTCCTGGGCCGCAAGGTGCCCATGCCCGAGGTCAAGGAGCGGGTGGTGGCCGCCTTGGCCGAGGTCTTCGGCCTCACCCCCAGGTGGAAAGGAGCGCGGCATGAAGCCCAAGTTTGA